The Spirochaetota bacterium genome includes the window TTAGAGGATGGTATTGTGATTGTGCGGCATGTGCCTGCTATAGTGTGTGGGCAGTGCGGGATGGAATGGATTGATGATAAAGTGGCAGAACTATTGGAAAGAGTTGTTAATGAAGTAAAACATAAAGGGACAATTATTGAAGTTAGAGAATTTTCAAAAATTGCAAGTTGAAAGAAATACGTTTTAAGGCTTATGTAAATTCGGGATTGCTTCGTTGCTAGTGCTCCTTACAATGACGGGATTGCCACGCACCTGCGGTGCTCGTAATGAGGGGGTTGCATTACTATAAGTCAAAGAATGAAAAATTTAATTGTAAAATCTATGACTTAAAAATATACTATTCGTTATAATGATTTAATAAATAAAAGGAGTACCTGTGAAAAAACTACCCATAGGCATACAGAGTTTTGAAGAAATAAGAAATGATGAATATTACTATGTAGATAAAACTCCCTTTGTTGCAAAACTTGTAGGTGAAGGTAAATATTATTTTCTATCACGCCCAAGGCGTTTTGGGAAATCCTTGTTTCTGGATACATTACGGC containing:
- a CDS encoding type II toxin-antitoxin system MqsA family antitoxin, yielding MKEKFYCPLCGGEKNEGYTTFTVELEDGIVIVRHVPAIVCGQCGMEWIDDKVAELLERVVNEVKHKGTIIEVREFSKIAS